A part of Syngnathoides biaculeatus isolate LvHL_M chromosome 21, ASM1980259v1, whole genome shotgun sequence genomic DNA contains:
- the LOC133494420 gene encoding tudor domain-containing protein 5-like, whose translation MAADTCGKERELAQLKKHVRSLLISSKSGLHPNQLKRDYVSTLGRPMPLQSLGFSDLQEMAAAMPDAVSVIRGRDGSTVFKGVSDRSTEHLEMLVSKQRDGKKKYGRRFPVQVLRRQLQTPLAEERRRNERKTREDSPAPQESAATAASAEVRRGPPGARDVRGVGPRKRLVRVEHVQSPGRFYVHFIERDGQPAFQELMFEMRRYYHSPQASERYRLPRESVRPDQICCVCPFGMWFYRVAIVRVVSDTQARVYFVDYGNSATVRTAELKFLRTRFWRLPVQAFRSALAGIKPKTGTWTPEATASFRELCFTRAFGAILERDAGDVLQLYLCDPTASDGVYIQDVLLRQGHAVARAADAEVHAEDGPVRRKEPEFEGSCRRAEDDEMPDLEPIVDEQLGHQSQERFPTTSPSGGDRGSL comes from the exons ATGGCAGCAGACACGTGCGGCAAAGAGCGGGAGTTGGCTCAGCTCAAGAAGCACGTCCGCTCTTTGCTGATTTCGTCCAAATCGGGCTTGCACCCCAACCAGCTGAAGCGGGACTACGTCAGCACGCTGGGACGTCCCATGCCGCTGCAGTCGCTGGGCTTCAGCGACCTTCAGGAGATGGCGGCGGCCATGCCGGACGCGGTGTCGGTGATCCGCGGCCGGGACGGCTCGACGGTTTTTAAAG GCGTGAGCGACCGCTCCACCGAACATCTGGAGATGCTGGTGTCCAAGCAGCGCGACGGGAAGAAAAAGTACGGTCGTCGTTTTCCAGTCCAGGTTTTAAGGCGACAGCTGCAAACGCCCCTCGCCGAG GAACGCCGTCGAAATGAAAGGAAGACCCGCGAGGACTCTCCCGCGCCGCAGGAG AGCGCGGCGACGGCCGCTTCCGCCGAGGTGCGCCGCGGCCCCCCCGGAGCCCGTGACGTACGGGGCGTCGGGCCTCGGAAGCGGCTCGTCCGGGTGGAGCACGTCCAGTCCCCGGGGCGTTTCTACGTCCACTTCATCGAGAGAGACGGGCAGCCGGCTTTCCAAGAATTGATGTTTGAGATGAG GCGATATTACCACTCTCCCCAGGCGTCCGAGCGCTACCGACTCCCGCGCGAATCGGTCCGACCGGATCAAATCTGTTGCGTCTGCCCCTTCGGCATGTGGTTCTACCGGGTAGCGATCGTGCGGGTGGTGAGCGACACTCAGGCGCGGGTCTACTTCGTGGATTACGGCAACAGCGCCACGGTGCGCACCGCCGAACTGAAGTTCCTCAG GACGCGTTTCTGGCGTCTCCCGGTGCAAGCTTTCCGCTCAGCCCTCGCTGGAATTAAACCAAAAACT GGCACTTGGACTCCAGAGGCCACGGCTTCCTTCCGGGAGCTGTGCTTCACTCGCGCGTTCGGGGCCATCCTGGAACGTGACGCCGGAGACGTGCTGCAGCTCTACCTTTGCGACCCGACCGCAAGCGACGGCGTCTACATCCAGGACGTGCTGCTGAGGCAGGGCCACGCCGTGGCGCGCGCCGCCGACGCCGAG GTGCACGCAGAGGACGGTCCGGTCCGGCGAAAGGAGCCCGAGTTTGAAGGAAGTTGCCGGCGGGCGGAAGACGACGAGATGCCGGACTTGGAACCGATCGTCGACGAGCAGCTCGGCCATCAAAGTCAAGA GAGATTCCCGACGACAAGTCCATCAGGGGGTGACCGGGGAAGCCTTTAA